Proteins from a genomic interval of Chroococcidiopsis thermalis PCC 7203:
- the ndhL gene encoding NAD(P)H-quinone oxidoreductase subunit L — MMVALLYLALAGAYLLVVPIALLLYLNLRWYTATSFERGFMYFMVFFFFPGLLVLSPFLNFRPKRRQIQT, encoded by the coding sequence ATGATGGTAGCCCTACTGTACTTAGCTTTGGCAGGAGCATACTTGCTTGTCGTCCCAATTGCACTACTGCTCTACTTAAATCTCAGGTGGTATACGGCTACTTCCTTCGAGCGCGGTTTTATGTACTTTATGGTATTCTTTTTCTTCCCAGGTTTATTGGTTTTATCGCCCTTCCTCAACTTTCGACCCAAGCGCCGCCAAATTCAGACATAG
- a CDS encoding DUF3007 family protein, which yields MRRIDAIGVTLGVFAAGGLAYVALKVAGLDNLEAGIWSQLLLVGGLIGWLLSYIFRVMGKKMTYHQQRSAYEEAFWQKKLDELSPEELEKLQAELEKEEKINS from the coding sequence ATGCGACGAATTGACGCGATAGGAGTGACTCTAGGAGTCTTTGCTGCTGGAGGCTTAGCATACGTTGCTTTAAAAGTTGCTGGCTTAGATAATCTAGAAGCTGGGATCTGGAGCCAGCTATTATTAGTAGGTGGTTTGATTGGATGGCTGCTAAGCTATATCTTTCGCGTGATGGGGAAGAAGATGACCTATCACCAGCAGCGAAGTGCCTATGAAGAAGCTTTCTGGCAAAAAAAGTTAGACGAACTCTCACCGGAAGAACTGGAAAAGCTGCAAGCCGAACTGGAAAAAGAAGAAAAGATTAATTCGTAA
- the trpA gene encoding tryptophan synthase subunit alpha has product MTAISECFKSLRDRHECALIPFITAGDPDLATTAEALRVLDAAGADIIELGVPYSDPLADGPTIQAAATRALQRGTKLEQVLEIVAAVKSDLRSPIVLFTYYNPILYRGIEPFFQQISQAGVAGLVIPDLPLEEAEYVLQVATQYGVEVILLVAPTSSPERIEAIARHSQGFIYLVSVTGVTGIRTGLEARAQDLLQQIRQMSDKPIGIGFGISQPEHAAQVKQWGADAVIVGSAVVKRLAEGTPEQGLAAIAEFCRSLKAVIANK; this is encoded by the coding sequence ATGACTGCTATTTCCGAGTGTTTTAAGTCTTTGCGCGATCGCCATGAGTGTGCCTTGATCCCATTTATTACAGCAGGCGATCCTGACTTAGCAACGACCGCTGAGGCACTACGGGTTTTGGATGCGGCTGGTGCAGATATTATCGAATTGGGCGTTCCTTACTCCGATCCACTGGCTGATGGACCGACGATCCAAGCAGCAGCTACCCGCGCTTTGCAACGGGGAACAAAGTTAGAGCAAGTCTTGGAGATAGTCGCGGCTGTCAAGTCAGATTTGCGATCGCCAATTGTTTTATTTACTTACTACAACCCGATTTTATACCGAGGGATCGAGCCGTTCTTTCAACAGATCTCTCAAGCCGGGGTCGCAGGGTTAGTCATACCAGATCTGCCTCTAGAAGAGGCGGAATACGTCTTGCAGGTGGCAACCCAATATGGGGTAGAAGTTATACTACTAGTGGCTCCTACCAGCTCGCCAGAACGAATTGAGGCGATCGCACGGCATTCCCAAGGATTTATTTATTTAGTGAGCGTGACTGGCGTAACTGGGATCAGAACTGGATTAGAAGCACGAGCGCAGGACTTGTTACAACAAATTCGGCAGATGAGCGATAAGCCAATCGGAATTGGCTTCGGCATTTCTCAGCCAGAACACGCAGCACAAGTAAAACAGTGGGGTGCAGATGCAGTCATTGTGGGTAGTGCCGTAGTGAAGCGTCTAGCTGAAGGGACACCAGAGCAAGGACTCGCTGCGATCGCCGAATTTTGCCGCAGTCTCAAAGCTGTTATTGCCAACAAATAA